The stretch of DNA GTAGGTGTTTAAAGCAGGAGAGTCCACAGACATTGGTTTGGTTAGGCCATCCAGAGACTAGATTCACCTTTGACCATGTTGCCAGTGAGACTATCTCTCAGGTAAAATAAAGGCTTTGTTTCAAAGGTTTATTTTGGGGCTATGCATTGAAGATAATTTATAGTCTACCACATTGCTACACTTAGcttctttccttttttaacAGATGTTACTATGTGATGTAGTTACTGAATGCACCTTATTGTTGTGTACAGGAGAAACTATTTCGTGTTGCTGGGCTGCCTATGGTGGAGAATTGTTTGTCTGGTTACAACAGCTGTGTGTTCGCCTACGGTCAGGTGAGATCATGAATGATGATATGTATCTGCttgttagaattttttatatggTTCAAAATGTAGAACTTAAACATCGTCTCATATAGACTGGTAGTGGCAAGACCTATACTATGATGGGAGAGATATCCGAGGCAGAGGGAAGCCTCGGTCAGGACTGTGGAGTTACTGCTCGTATTTTTGAGTATCTCTTCTCAAGAATCAAAATGGTAACTACCTAAATTCCGCATGACGAAAAATTGCAAGAAAATGTATTTTAGTACTTAAAAAGTCTTCTGTAAACAGGAAGAAGAGGGAAGGAGAGAGGAAAAACTTAGATTCAGTTGCAAATGTTCTTTTCTTGAGATATACAACGAGCAGATTACCGACCTCTTGGAGCCATCCTCGACCAATTTGCAAGTAAACCAGTTTCTTTTTCTTCCATCACTTgactattatttaattattatgttaCTTTTTGTTTTGAGATAGGTCGTAACCTTGTATTCCATGTTTTAGATCAGAGAAGACTTAGGAAAAGGGGTTTACGTGGAAAATCTTGTAGAACTTAATGTGAGAACTGTTAATGACGTTCTAAAGCTTCTGTTACAGGCAAGACTTCCCTACCTAAAGATTAGCTTAAGAGTTTAGTTGTTCAAGTATATAAGTTTAAATGTTTTTCTTATGCTCAGGGAGCTGCAAACCGGAAGATTGCAGCAACTCATATGAATAGTGAAAGCAGCAGATCCCACAGCGTTTTCACGTGTACAATCGAGAGCATCTGGGAGGGAGATTCCCTAACCCATTCAAGATTTGCCAGGCTAAATTTGGTCGATTTGGCTGGTTCTGAAAGGTAGCCAGTATATTTGCCTGTGGTTAGTTTTGCATCTTTGACTGATGAAATTATCCTTGTTACATATACAGGCAGAAAAGCTCAGGTGCGGAAGGGGATCGCCTAAAAGAAGCAGCAAACATTAACAAATCCTTATCCACTCTGGGGTAATCTTATTAGACATCTATTTAAGTGTCAGATTGTCTGCCCTCTGCTTTTTTCATGAACTATTTTCGATTGTGCATTGGCAAGCGTTTCATAGCAAAAGTAGATGGCACGACTTTAATAGCTTGAGGTGTTTGACAACTTAAAATGATTATTGCCGTAACTGTAAGATAAATAATCTTTGAACAAGATGACTACTGTCTTACACCTTCTACTATGCtctattttctttaattttgtaACAAATTCTTAGTAGTTACTAACACTATCCCATTTATCTGTCAATTTAGCTTAGTGATAATGTCTCTGGTGGATTTGGCACATGGCAAACATAGACATGTTCCGTATCGAGATTCACGACTTACCTTTCTACTGCAGGTATGACCTATTAGAGCACTTCAGCCTTCATTTTCTCTTGCAACTGCATTGAGACTAACATCAGATATGGTTTCAGGATTCTCTTGGGGGTAATTCTAAAACAATGATAATAGCCAATGTCAGCCCATCTCTTTGGTTTGTACCAATATCCATTCTTGTTTAATGGGTTTTCCGTTTACCTAATATGTTCCGTCTTGTATATTTCTgattattattgatttatttcaGCTCTACAAACGAGACCCTCAGCACACTGAAATTCGCACAACGAGCCAAACTTATCCAGAATAACGTAGTTTGTGATTATTCAAGTATTACAACTTCGTCTATGAAGTTAGACTTGACGTAAGTTTGCTTCATTTTCATGTTCCAGGCTAAAGTCAACGAAGATGCCTCTGGGGATGTCACAGCACTCCAGCAGGAAATAAGAAAGTTAAAGGTACTGACATAATACGACTTTCCTTATCTCCTGCATACGCATGTGACAGTTCTATCAAAGCCTTTTCGTATATTGAAACAGGTCCAACTGTCCTCTCTCATGAAGAACCATAACTCTTGTGGGGCTCTTTCAGACTGCATATGTGAAGTAGCAAGAAAAACACAACAAGACAAGTGTCACTGTCAGGTGAACAACTCACTGAGAATGAAGGTATTTTACAACAAATTCGTGGATGCCTTTCGACTATAATACTGAATTGGCTTCATAACTGTACAACAGGTGAAAAATACGAAAGATATTTTGATTGGTGCTCTCAGAAGAGAAAATATTGCTGAAACTGCCCTTCAGAAGTCTGAGGCTGAGATTGAGCGTATAGACAGCTTGGTTAGTCTTGCTATAAGGACGGTTCCAAATTCATATTTCGAGAGGATGTAGCCTTGACAGATTCCGCTCATGATGCGAACAAAATAGATTCTGTTTCGGTTATCTTACACTTTGATACTGCAGGTTAGAGACATGGAAGAGGATGCTAAATGCATTAAAAGAATGCTTAATCTTCAGCAAGAAAAAGTTGGAGAGACGGAATTCTCTACGTCTGATTCTTTGATGACAAATGAGTGTCTCATTGAAGAAAATAAATCTCTGAAAGGAGAGATCAATCTTCTTCGTGAAATCATGGACAAGAACCCAGAGTTGAAACGTTCGACCTTGGAGAACACCAAACTCCGGGAGCAGCTACTACGGTAAATCACCTGTTAAATGCTTTCGAAGagtcttctttttttggttatcGTCTATGCTCTGAGCTTGTCTTCATTTTCAGATATCAGAAGTTTTATGACCATGGGGAGCGAGAGGCATTGCTGTCTGAAATGACAGGACTTCGCGACCAGGTTTGAAAATACCTTCACCAAATGGAGTTTCAGCCcataatttaaaactttttttttccatatatCATGCAGCTTCTTGATGTTCTTGAAGCAAAAGATGAGTCCTTttcaaatcatgtaataaaGGTTTGGGAAAAATGCTATTTGATGTTCTTAATATCGTAGATAGTGCTGTAGCTGGTTTCTTACGCGTGAACTTTGATAACGCTATAGGAGAACGAAGTGGAAAAGGAATTGGAAGACTGCAGAAAGATGAACTCTAGCTTCGTCAGGTACTATATGAAATTTATGATAACCAATATCTTTTGTGAGCTTTGATATTGTATGAAAATCATTTACATTGTTGCATTTTTTAGTTTGTGATATGCGAATGGAAAATTTTCTGAGTTCTCTGTTGCATTTAATCTAAAAAACTGTCGTCCTATTCTTAGAGTTTGTCGTCCTACGTTTACTACACTGTTCTACTACAGTTCTGATATGAATTTGTGTTAGTTGATATATAACCTGAAacttttcattttcttcattaaatAATTTGACTATATGGAAAAGAAGCCTGATTTGGTATTGTCTTTTTATGATTTGGTGTTGCTTTTCAATGCAGAGAACTAGATGAGATACAAGCAAGAGTTGGAAGATATATGAAATTCGACCAAACACAATCCGACTTTGTAAGATATCAGACTGACAGAGGAGTGTGGTTGTTATAAAATTTGCTTCGCCGGTGATTTATGTTTGTTGTACCTTTTGCAGGTTGCATCTACCATCAGTGGAGCTGAGCAGGTTAATCAAGCACATAAGCATTCAACGGTTAGTTGAGTTATTACTTGTTATAAGAATCAGTctgatatatattgttttaattagaAAACTTGCTTAGGAAactgtataaatataaatgaaaagCTCGTCTAACGCACTTTTTTCTGTTGAAACAGGTAGAAACAATGTCTGCTATCGGTGAAAACAAAGAGGAAGTGGCCTTTTCAGAGAGTAAAAACTCAAGTAATATCTATGGTGAATCAGACAATCCTGATGGCATTAGGGTTTGGGTAATAAATGAATCACAGGATGTGCTAGAGGAGAACGATAGATCCATCAAACTGCTGAACAACAAAAGTAGTATGGAAAGAGATGCTGTTCCTAGGATAGAAGGTCAAGACTTGGAGTTAAGCGGCATGGTCAATAACACAGATGCTGTAATGAAGGCTGATGAGGGGACAGACAGGTCAGTCCTGCAGTTCAAGTTAAGCAAAGTAATTAAGGACCGCGAGGAGGCCAAAAATCTCAATAGTCAGTATGAAAAAGAGCAGAAGTTACTTTTATCTCAGCAACAAGATATTGAAGTGGTCCGCGAGCAAGTCGAGACAGAAACTGCTAGAACAATTCTTGAGCTGCAGGAAGAGGTGATTGCTCTCCAGTCTGAATTTGAAGGAAGAATCTGTAAATTGACCGAAGAAAATCAATCGATGAAAGATGCTATAACTGCTAGAGAGGCAGAAATAAGAGCACTTCACCAAGACTGGGAAAAGGCCACCTTGGAACTAACAAATTTCATTGTGGATGGGTCTAAATCCATCACAGATGCCTCCACACAGATTGAAAGTATTGTATGTTCGTTTCCACATGTGAATTCATGGATAGGAGATTATGTTGAAAAGGCTGCAAAAGATTGCATAAGAAAGGAAGAAACAATTTTACTTCTTCACAAAAGCTTGGAGGATGCAAGGATATTGTTAGCAGAGATGGATTTGAAGCTGAATTGCTTAAAGGGTGCAACAATTGCTCTCAACGAATTTCAACTGGATGGCAATGCTGCAACCACCGAAGAGAGTTTCCGCGTGAGCACTGGATTAGACAGGATTAGCAACGAGATAGACACGCTTGAGAATGACTTAAATGCAAAGCAGTGTTCTATTCTAGAGGCAGAGCGACATGCTGAGGCTGCAATTTCTGTTAAAAAATGGCTTTCTGACTCTAGAAATCAACACCAAGTGCCGGAAAAAGTAGAAAATCAATCGGTCAAAGAAAGCGGCCCCTCAAGTTCAGTCTCGGCTTCTCCTAGTGCGGAAGGGAATGCTGATATTAATTTTTCAATGGATGGATATATAAGTGAAGCAACATATACGAAGGGTGATGAGCTTTCAACATCAAGCTCTGACTTTTCAAACTGCAGATTGCAACATGATTGTGCATTGAAGGCAGAGGGCCAAGGAGGTTCAGCTTCTGAATCTGACGCCCAGGAAATTCATAACAGGACCACATCAGCAGCTTTGTTGGTCAAGAGTGGTTCTGAAGATTGTGTTTACTGCGGAGGTATACTTTTGCTTGTTTTTTTAATCACCCACCCTATACTGAAGATATATAATCAGTAATCTTGAATGACTAACCTTTATGCATAGAGAGAAGCTTAAGTGTTTGTTTTATGCAGAGGGAAGGCAGACTCTACAGAGGCCATTAACGATAACGATGGGTAGATCAGAAACGGAACGCAAATGCAGTAACCCAGTAAGTCTTTACTACCATCCGTTCCTCTTTTcaagatatataagaaactggTTACATCTCAGTGAAAAAGTAAACCACTGAGTTTGCATCTACGCAGCTTTTTTGAGATATATTTGGGTCTTATGCAGAGGGTGGATCCTGTGAGAAGCTTCTTCGATCGATTTGAGGCAGTTAGTGCTACCATGAAAGAAGTTGATCTCACACTATGTGAATTAGTAAAGGCCAacgaaaaatcaaaatttgtaaCTGGAATGTGCCTTCAAACGCATGAAGAGCAAATGGTTAAGGAGAAAAGTCTGTTGGATGATTTTGAACAGGTGAAGTCTACGCTATTGGCAAAAGAACAGGAAAGTCAAATCCTGCTAAATCAAACACAATCGACTTTGGCTGACATGGAAAAGTCAGTGTCTTTGCTTGAAGAATGTCTTCTGGAAACGAAAAGAGAAGTAGGAGAAACAGTAGAGGCTTTAGTTTCCGATGTTGAACAAATTGTATCTGAAAACATGGAGAGAGAGTTCACCATGTATGCAACATATCAGTGCCACATTGGGAAACTGATGGATCAAATTTTGGACCACAGAAAACAGGTTATCACTCCCCACGTTGCGGGGCAAGAAAACCAACAGTCAATGGAAACGAAGGCCATTGGGTACAGTGCTGAAGATGGAGTTACGGGAAAGCTAAATAGAGTTCACAAAGCTGATGTGGTCACAGGTTTCGAAGGTGAAGAAGTTGTTCAAACACATGAAGGCCTGTTAAATGAGAACTTTTATCTGAAAAAGGAGCTGGAGAGAAAAGAAGCTTTGTTTGAAGGTTTGCTTTTTGATTTTCGGCTACTCCAGGAATCggcatcaaataaaagagatatCAAAGATGAAATGGATGAGCTGTTTGACGCGTTATGCAAAGTTCAGAAAGATTTGGAGGTgaaagcgaatcaagttcaagCTCTTTTTGTTCATAATGAGAATCTTGAAAATTGCTGCATTGACTTGAAAAAAGCTCTTCTTACGTCGAAGGCAGATCTAGAGCAGGCCAACGATAGCATACAAGTTCTTGAGGAGCAGAATGATGAGTTAAACGTCCTCGTCAGAGACCTCTCTATGGAAAAGGTTGCAGCTGAAGAGGGATTGGAAGAACAAAAAGAGCTTGTCCAAAGGTTAGAAAACGAAATCCTTCACTTGACTACTACAGCAGAAAAGCAGTTGGTCAAATCCATCGAAGAAAACTTGAGGAAAACCAGCAATGAGAAAGATCAACTTGTTGAGGAAATATGTTCATTGAATGATAAGCTCAAGTTGGCGTATGCTATAGCTGATGAAAAAGAAGCAATTGCGGTAGAGGCTCGCCAGGTATGTAACTTGTAGCCTCATCTTTCTAAATGAATCATTTGATCCTTCGCAATACTGAAGAATGACAGGAGTCTTTGTCTCATGTAGGAATCTGAAGCGAGTAAAATATATGCGGAACAAAAGCAAGAAGAGGTCAAGATTCTAGAAATTTCTGTTGAGGAACTTGAGCGTACTGTAAATATATTAGAACGACGGGTTAGTTTGCTTTGTTTGTCATTCTCAATATACAACATTTTGTTCAGTCCGTTGTATTAATTCCTATACTTATTTGTGACCTATCTTGGCTTCCAGGTGTATGATATGGATGAGGAAGTTAAAAGGCATCGCACATTAGAGACAGAGCTCCAAGCTCTCAGGCAGAGATTGTTTAGATTTGAGGACCTCACTGGCACTGTGGTCACAACCACTGAAGGCAGAGATGAATATGAGAGTCAACTATCCACGTCAGCCATCCTAATTCTACTCAAGATTTAAGTTTCTCTTGTGGATCTTTCTAGGTGAATACTGATATTGGTAAAGATAAATGTACTACAGGTCAAAAGAGCTGCAAGGTGCGCATGGTCAGATACAAGTCCTCCAGAAAGAAGTAGCAGAACAAACCAAAGAGGTGTGTTATATTATTGGATTTCTCGGCTCAGTTTTCCCATGAAATTCCTTAAAAGTTTGTGCACATGATAACTTTTCCCTTTACTTCTACTTTCGTCTTCCTCGGCTTACAGATTAAACAGCTAAAAGAGTACATCTCCGAAATTTTACTGCATTCGGAGGCCCAAGCATCTAATTACCAGGAGAAGGTATTGAATTTGTAGACTTTAGCAGTTCTCAGCTCTAAGTTAGCTTGCTGAATCAGTTAGGTGCAGCAGATAACTAGTTTCTGTACTTCATTCTTGCTAGTATCTCCTTGTCACGAATTAGAATGatttatgatatttattatGCTGCATCTGAAGGAGGCAGGATTTGATAACAATGGTATTGATTTCTATTAGCACCTGGAAGTGTTATTTTCCTTAATTTGTACTCATATAATTTCATTGGGTCTAATCTTAACAGTATAAGACTCTGGAGGTCATGATTCGAGACTTCAAATTAGAGGACTCGAATTCGTCAGCTGCAGAGACCGCCATATCACATAAAACTGACAAAAGCTCAACAAGGAGCAGAGGTTCAAGTTCACCCTTTAGATGTATAGTTGGGTTGGTACAACAGATGAAGTTGGAGAAGGATCAGGAATTGACCATGGCAAGAGTTCGTGTTGAAGAATTGGAGTCACTGCTAGCTGCTAAACAGAAAGAGGTCCAGCctactagatttttttttcttctgaagtGACTTATAGAATCCCACTTACAAATTTCATGGTGGAACAGGTTTGCACATTGAACACGAGGATAGCTGCAGCTGATAGCATGACTCATGATGTTATTCGAGATTTACTTGGTGTGAAAATGGATATAACTAGCTATGCTGTAAGTATATCACATCTTCTAGAGAGTTAAAAAAAGGCAGTTTCCTAAACGCATGGGATGTTTCAGGAGTTGATTGACCAGCACCAGATCCAAAGAGTGGTTGAAGAGGCTAAGCAACATGCTGAAGAGATCATGTCCAAGGTGATGATGCTATATACTTATTGCATCCACTTTCTTTAGTTAATCATCAGCTTTGTTATTGAT from Brassica napus cultivar Da-Ae unplaced genomic scaffold, Da-Ae ScsIHWf_883;HRSCAF=1252, whole genome shotgun sequence encodes:
- the LOC125606419 gene encoding kinesin-like protein KIN-12C isoform X3, whose product is MPRNAPRIEMPESEENEFASFSLFSPSRAPLNSIPDPSQLQKTTRLSDFDLAQKLELARTQGPERRFEGRAGAHDSNPRIVTRNARSRSEPNSAQSTPTRSGARVSLGGGCVTGARVAQSFVGRGRIPRGISMADYAETAPHFEMNEDHSFWKEHNVQVLIRMRPLSTMERANQGHGRCLKQESPQTLVWLGHPETRFTFDHVASETISQEKLFRVAGLPMVENCLSGYNSCVFAYGQTGSGKTYTMMGEISEAEGSLGQDCGVTARIFEYLFSRIKMEEEGRREEKLRFSCKCSFLEIYNEQITDLLEPSSTNLQIREDLGKGVYVENLVELNVRTVNDVLKLLLQGAANRKIAATHMNSESSRSHSVFTCTIESIWEGDSLTHSRFARLNLVDLAGSERQKSSGAEGDRLKEAANINKSLSTLGLVIMSLVDLAHGKHRHVPYRDSRLTFLLQDSLGGNSKTMIIANVSPSLCSTNETLSTLKFAQRAKLIQNNAKVNEDASGDVTALQQEIRKLKVQLSSLMKNHNSCGALSDCICEVARKTQQDKCHCQVKNTKDILIGALRRENIAETALQKSEAEIERIDSLVRDMEEDAKCIKRMLNLQQEKVGETEFSTSDSLMTNECLIEENKSLKGEINLLREIMDKNPELKRSTLENTKLREQLLRYQKFYDHGEREALLSEMTGLRDQLLDVLEAKDESFSNHVIKENEVEKELEDCRKMNSSFVRELDEIQARVGRYMKFDQTQSDFVASTISGAEQVNQAHKHSTVETMSAIGENKEEVAFSESKNSSNIYGESDNPDGIRVWVINESQDVLEENDRSIKLLNNKSSMERDAVPRIEGQDLELSGMVNNTDAVMKADEGTDRSVLQFKLSKVIKDREEAKNLNSQYEKEQKLLLSQQQDIEVVREQVETETARTILELQEEVIALQSEFEGRICKLTEENQSMKDAITAREAEIRALHQDWEKATLELTNFIVDGSKSITDASTQIESIVCSFPHVNSWIGDYVEKAAKDCIRKEETILLLHKSLEDARILLAEMDLKLNCLKGATIALNEFQLDGNAATTEESFRVSTGLDRISNEIDTLENDLNAKQCSILEAERHAEAAISVKKWLSDSRNQHQVPEKVENQSVKESGPSSSVSASPSAEGNADINFSMDGYISEATYTKGDELSTSSSDFSNCRLQHDCALKAEGQGGSASESDAQEIHNRTTSAALLVKSGSEDCVYCGEGRQTLQRPLTITMGRSETERKCSNPRVDPVRSFFDRFEAVSATMKEVDLTLCELVKANEKSKFVTGMCLQTHEEQMVKEKSLLDDFEQVKSTLLAKEQESQILLNQTQSTLADMEKSVSLLEECLLETKREVGETVEALVSDVEQIVSENMEREFTMYATYQCHIGKLMDQILDHRKQVITPHVAGQENQQSMETKAIGYSAEDGVTGKLNRVHKADVVTGFEGEEVVQTHEGLLNENFYLKKELERKEALFEGLLFDFRLLQESASNKRDIKDEMDELFDALCKVQKDLEVKANQVQALFVHNENLENCCIDLKKALLTSKADLEQANDSIQVLEEQNDELNVLVRDLSMEKVAAEEGLEEQKELVQRLENEILHLTTTAEKQLVKSIEENLRKTSNEKDQLVEEICSLNDKLKLAYAIADEKEAIAVEARQESEASKIYAEQKQEEVKILEISVEELERTVNILERRVYDMDEEVKRHRTLETELQALRQRLFRFEDLTGTVVTTTEGRDEYESQLSTSKELQGAHGQIQVLQKEVAEQTKEIKQLKEYISEILLHSEAQASNYQEKYKTLEVMIRDFKLEDSNSSAAETAISHKTDKSSTRSRGSSSPFRCIVGLVQQMKLEKDQELTMARVRVEELESLLAAKQKEVCTLNTRIAAADSMTHDVIRDLLGVKMDITSYAELIDQHQIQRVVEEAKQHAEEIMSKDQEIINLKRHIDALVKERESCMSELNKKDTDVLATQISLDQLQERAQLLSMQNEMLKNDKSNLLRKLAELERTVREAGASNQRVPQTKRDTVSFKLADTDYTKRLENAQKLLSHANNELAKYRKTSNNIPSTRTQGQSSGTRYR
- the LOC125606419 gene encoding kinesin-like protein KIN-12C isoform X2; the encoded protein is MPRNAPRIEMPESEENEFASFSLFSPSRAPLNSIPDPSQLQKTTRLSDFDLAQKLELARTQGPERRFEGRAGAHDSNPRIVTRNARSRSEPNSAQSTPTRSGARVSLGGGCVTGARVAQSFVGRGRIPRGISMADYAETAPHFEMNEDHSFWKEHNVQVLIRMRPLSTMERANQGHGRCLKQESPQTLVWLGHPETRFTFDHVASETISQEKLFRVAGLPMVENCLSGYNSCVFAYGQTGSGKTYTMMGEISEAEGSLGQDCGVTARIFEYLFSRIKMEEEGRREEKLRFSCKCSFLEIYNEQITDLLEPSSTNLQIREDLGKGVYVENLVELNVRTVNDVLKLLLQGAANRKIAATHMNSESSRSHSVFTCTIESIWEGDSLTHSRFARLNLVDLAGSERQKSSGAEGDRLKEAANINKSLSTLGLVIMSLVDLAHGKHRHVPYRDSRLTFLLQDSLGGNSKTMIIANVSPSLCSTNETLSTLKFAQRAKLIQNNAKVNEDASGDVTALQQEIRKLKVQLSSLMKNHNSCGALSDCICEVARKTQQDKCHCQVNNSLRMKVKNTKDILIGALRRENIAETALQKSEAEIERIDSLVRDMEEDAKCIKRMLNLQQEKVGETEFSTSDSLMTNECLIEENKSLKGEINLLREIMDKNPELKRSTLENTKLREQLLRYQKFYDHGEREALLSEMTGLRDQLLDVLEAKDESFSNHENEVEKELEDCRKMNSSFVRELDEIQARVGRYMKFDQTQSDFVASTISGAEQVNQAHKHSTVETMSAIGENKEEVAFSESKNSSNIYGESDNPDGIRVWVINESQDVLEENDRSIKLLNNKSSMERDAVPRIEGQDLELSGMVNNTDAVMKADEGTDRSVLQFKLSKVIKDREEAKNLNSQYEKEQKLLLSQQQDIEVVREQVETETARTILELQEEVIALQSEFEGRICKLTEENQSMKDAITAREAEIRALHQDWEKATLELTNFIVDGSKSITDASTQIESIVCSFPHVNSWIGDYVEKAAKDCIRKEETILLLHKSLEDARILLAEMDLKLNCLKGATIALNEFQLDGNAATTEESFRVSTGLDRISNEIDTLENDLNAKQCSILEAERHAEAAISVKKWLSDSRNQHQVPEKVENQSVKESGPSSSVSASPSAEGNADINFSMDGYISEATYTKGDELSTSSSDFSNCRLQHDCALKAEGQGGSASESDAQEIHNRTTSAALLVKSGSEDCVYCGEGRQTLQRPLTITMGRSETERKCSNPRVDPVRSFFDRFEAVSATMKEVDLTLCELVKANEKSKFVTGMCLQTHEEQMVKEKSLLDDFEQVKSTLLAKEQESQILLNQTQSTLADMEKSVSLLEECLLETKREVGETVEALVSDVEQIVSENMEREFTMYATYQCHIGKLMDQILDHRKQVITPHVAGQENQQSMETKAIGYSAEDGVTGKLNRVHKADVVTGFEGEEVVQTHEGLLNENFYLKKELERKEALFEGLLFDFRLLQESASNKRDIKDEMDELFDALCKVQKDLEVKANQVQALFVHNENLENCCIDLKKALLTSKADLEQANDSIQVLEEQNDELNVLVRDLSMEKVAAEEGLEEQKELVQRLENEILHLTTTAEKQLVKSIEENLRKTSNEKDQLVEEICSLNDKLKLAYAIADEKEAIAVEARQESEASKIYAEQKQEEVKILEISVEELERTVNILERRVYDMDEEVKRHRTLETELQALRQRLFRFEDLTGTVVTTTEGRDEYESQLSTSKELQGAHGQIQVLQKEVAEQTKEIKQLKEYISEILLHSEAQASNYQEKYKTLEVMIRDFKLEDSNSSAAETAISHKTDKSSTRSRGSSSPFRCIVGLVQQMKLEKDQELTMARVRVEELESLLAAKQKEVCTLNTRIAAADSMTHDVIRDLLGVKMDITSYAELIDQHQIQRVVEEAKQHAEEIMSKDQEIINLKRHIDALVKERESCMSELNKKDTDVLATQISLDQLQERAQLLSMQNEMLKNDKSNLLRKLAELERTVREAGASNQRVPQTKRDTVSFKLADTDYTKRLENAQKLLSHANNELAKYRKTSNNIPSTRTQGQSSGTRYR
- the LOC125606419 gene encoding kinesin-like protein KIN-12C isoform X1; the protein is MPRNAPRIEMPESEENEFASFSLFSPSRAPLNSIPDPSQLQKTTRLSDFDLAQKLELARTQGPERRFEGRAGAHDSNPRIVTRNARSRSEPNSAQSTPTRSGARVSLGGGCVTGARVAQSFVGRGRIPRGISMADYAETAPHFEMNEDHSFWKEHNVQVLIRMRPLSTMERANQGHGRCLKQESPQTLVWLGHPETRFTFDHVASETISQEKLFRVAGLPMVENCLSGYNSCVFAYGQTGSGKTYTMMGEISEAEGSLGQDCGVTARIFEYLFSRIKMEEEGRREEKLRFSCKCSFLEIYNEQITDLLEPSSTNLQIREDLGKGVYVENLVELNVRTVNDVLKLLLQGAANRKIAATHMNSESSRSHSVFTCTIESIWEGDSLTHSRFARLNLVDLAGSERQKSSGAEGDRLKEAANINKSLSTLGLVIMSLVDLAHGKHRHVPYRDSRLTFLLQDSLGGNSKTMIIANVSPSLCSTNETLSTLKFAQRAKLIQNNAKVNEDASGDVTALQQEIRKLKVQLSSLMKNHNSCGALSDCICEVARKTQQDKCHCQVNNSLRMKVKNTKDILIGALRRENIAETALQKSEAEIERIDSLVRDMEEDAKCIKRMLNLQQEKVGETEFSTSDSLMTNECLIEENKSLKGEINLLREIMDKNPELKRSTLENTKLREQLLRYQKFYDHGEREALLSEMTGLRDQLLDVLEAKDESFSNHVIKENEVEKELEDCRKMNSSFVRELDEIQARVGRYMKFDQTQSDFVASTISGAEQVNQAHKHSTVETMSAIGENKEEVAFSESKNSSNIYGESDNPDGIRVWVINESQDVLEENDRSIKLLNNKSSMERDAVPRIEGQDLELSGMVNNTDAVMKADEGTDRSVLQFKLSKVIKDREEAKNLNSQYEKEQKLLLSQQQDIEVVREQVETETARTILELQEEVIALQSEFEGRICKLTEENQSMKDAITAREAEIRALHQDWEKATLELTNFIVDGSKSITDASTQIESIVCSFPHVNSWIGDYVEKAAKDCIRKEETILLLHKSLEDARILLAEMDLKLNCLKGATIALNEFQLDGNAATTEESFRVSTGLDRISNEIDTLENDLNAKQCSILEAERHAEAAISVKKWLSDSRNQHQVPEKVENQSVKESGPSSSVSASPSAEGNADINFSMDGYISEATYTKGDELSTSSSDFSNCRLQHDCALKAEGQGGSASESDAQEIHNRTTSAALLVKSGSEDCVYCGEGRQTLQRPLTITMGRSETERKCSNPRVDPVRSFFDRFEAVSATMKEVDLTLCELVKANEKSKFVTGMCLQTHEEQMVKEKSLLDDFEQVKSTLLAKEQESQILLNQTQSTLADMEKSVSLLEECLLETKREVGETVEALVSDVEQIVSENMEREFTMYATYQCHIGKLMDQILDHRKQVITPHVAGQENQQSMETKAIGYSAEDGVTGKLNRVHKADVVTGFEGEEVVQTHEGLLNENFYLKKELERKEALFEGLLFDFRLLQESASNKRDIKDEMDELFDALCKVQKDLEVKANQVQALFVHNENLENCCIDLKKALLTSKADLEQANDSIQVLEEQNDELNVLVRDLSMEKVAAEEGLEEQKELVQRLENEILHLTTTAEKQLVKSIEENLRKTSNEKDQLVEEICSLNDKLKLAYAIADEKEAIAVEARQESEASKIYAEQKQEEVKILEISVEELERTVNILERRVYDMDEEVKRHRTLETELQALRQRLFRFEDLTGTVVTTTEGRDEYESQLSTSKELQGAHGQIQVLQKEVAEQTKEIKQLKEYISEILLHSEAQASNYQEKYKTLEVMIRDFKLEDSNSSAAETAISHKTDKSSTRSRGSSSPFRCIVGLVQQMKLEKDQELTMARVRVEELESLLAAKQKEVCTLNTRIAAADSMTHDVIRDLLGVKMDITSYAELIDQHQIQRVVEEAKQHAEEIMSKDQEIINLKRHIDALVKERESCMSELNKKDTDVLATQISLDQLQERAQLLSMQNEMLKNDKSNLLRKLAELERTVREAGASNQRVPQTKRDTVSFKLADTDYTKRLENAQKLLSHANNELAKYRKTSNNIPSTRTQGQSSGTRYR